The following are encoded in a window of Chlorocebus sabaeus isolate Y175 chromosome 10, mChlSab1.0.hap1, whole genome shotgun sequence genomic DNA:
- the HES6 gene encoding transcription cofactor HES-6 isoform X1 codes for MAPPAAPGRDRVGREDEDGWETRGDRKARKPLVEKKRRARINESLQELRLLLAGAEVQAKLENAEVLELTVRRVQGVLRGRAREREQLQAEASERFAAGYIQCMHEVHTFVSTCQAIDATVAAELLNHLLESMPLREGSNFQDLLGDALAGPPGVPGRSGWTAGGAPGSPIPSLPGPGDDLCSDLEEAPEAELSRAPAEGSDLVPTALGSLTAAQIAQSVWRPW; via the exons ATGGCGCCACCCGCGGCGCCTGGCCGGGACCGTGTGGGCCGTGAGGATGAGGACGGCTGGGAGACGCGGGGAGACCGCAAG GCCCGGAAGCCCCTGGTGGAGAAGAAGCGGCGCGCACGGATCAACGAGAGCCTGCAGGAGCTGCGGCTGCTGCTGGCAGGCGCCGAG GTGCAGGCCAAGCTGGAGAACGCCGAGGTGCTGGAGCTGACTGTGCGGCGGGTCCAGGGTGTGCTGCGGGGCCGGGCGCGCG AGCGCGAGCAGCTGCAGGCGGAAGCGAGCGAGCGCTTCGCTGCCGGCTACATCCAGTGCATGCACGAGGTGCACACGTTCGTGTCCACGTGCCAGGCCATCGACGCCACCGTCGCTGCCGAGCTCCTGAACCATCTGCTCGAGTCCATGCCGCTGCGTGAGGGCAGCAACTTCCAGGATCTGCTGGGGGACGCCCTGGCGGGGCCACCTGGAGTCCCTGGGCGGAGTGGCTGGACGGCGGGAGGGGCTCCGGGATCCCCGATACCCAGCCTCCCTGGTCCCGGGGACGACCTGTGCTCCGACCTGGAGGAGGCCCCTGAGGCTGAACTGAGTCGGGCTCCTGCTGAGGGGTCTGACTTGGTGCCCACAGCCCTGGGCAGCCTGACCGCAGCCCAAATTGCCCAGAGTGTCTGGAGGCCTTGGTGA
- the HES6 gene encoding transcription cofactor HES-6 isoform X2, protein MAPPAAPGRDRVGREDEDGWETRGDRKARKPLVEKKRRARINESLQELRLLLAGAEVQAKLENAEVLELTSASSCRRKRASASLPATSSACTRCTRSCPRARPSTPPSLPSS, encoded by the exons ATGGCGCCACCCGCGGCGCCTGGCCGGGACCGTGTGGGCCGTGAGGATGAGGACGGCTGGGAGACGCGGGGAGACCGCAAG GCCCGGAAGCCCCTGGTGGAGAAGAAGCGGCGCGCACGGATCAACGAGAGCCTGCAGGAGCTGCGGCTGCTGCTGGCAGGCGCCGAG GTGCAGGCCAAGCTGGAGAACGCCGAGGTGCTGGAGCTGACT AGCGCGAGCAGCTGCAGGCGGAAGCGAGCGAGCGCTTCGCTGCCGGCTACATCCAGTGCATGCACGAGGTGCACACGTTCGTGTCCACGTGCCAGGCCATCGACGCCACCGTCGCTGCCGAGCTCCTGA
- the PER2 gene encoding period circadian protein homolog 2, with protein MNGYAEFPPSPSNSTKEPMEPQPSQVPLQEDVDMSSGSSGHETNENCSTGRDSQGSDCDDSGKELGMLVEPPDAHQSPDAFSLMITKSEHNPSTSGCSSDQSSKVDTHKELIKTLKELKVHLPADKKAKGKASTLATLKYALRSVKQVKANEEYYQLLMSSEGHPCGSDVPSYTVEEMESITSEHIVKNADMFAVAVSLVSGKILYISDQVASIFNYKRDVFSDAKFVEFLAPHDVGVFHSFTSPYKLPLWSVCSGADSFTQEHMEEKSFFCRVSVGKSHENEIRYHPFRMTPYLVKVREQQGAESQLCCLLLAERVHSGYEAPRIPPEKRIFTTTHTPNCLFQDVDERAVPLLGYLPQDLIETPVLVQLHPSDRPLMLAIHKKILQSGGQPFDYSPIRFRTRNGEYITLDTSWSSFINPWSRKISFIIGRHKVRVGPLNEDVFAAHPCTEEKALHPSIQELTEQIHRLLLQPVPHSGSSGYGSLGSNGSHEHLMSQTSSSDSNGHEDSRRRRAEIYKNGNKTKNRSLYSLESGEQKKKSVTEMQTNPPAEMKAVPAVEKDSLGASFPEELACKDQPTCSYQQISCLDSVIRYLESCSEAATLKRKCEFPANVPTLRSSDKRKATVSPGPHAGEAEPPSRVNGHTGVSTHLTSLALPGKAESVASLTSQCSYSSTIVHVGDKKPQPELEMVEDAVSGPESLDCLVGPALACGLSQEKEPFKKLGLTKEVLAAHTQKEEQSFLQKFKEIRKLSIFQSHCHYYLQERSKGQPSERTAPGLRNTSGIDSPWRKPGKNRKLKSKRVKPRDSSESTGSGGPLPARPPLVGLNATAWSPSDTSQSSCPAMPFPAPVPAYSLPVFPAPGTVAATPAPPHASFAVPAVPVDLQHQFAVQPPPFPAPLAPVMAFMLPGYSFPSGTPNLPQAFFPSQPQFPSHPTITSEMASASQPEFPSRTLMPRQPCACPGTQATPPSAMGRASPPLFQSRSSSPLQLNLLQLEEAPEGGTGAMGTTGATETAAVGADCKPGTSRDQQPKASLTRDEPSDMQNSDALSTSSGLLNLLLNEDLCSASGSAASESLGSGSLGCDTSPSRAGSSDTSHTSKYFGSIDSSENNHKAKMNTGMEESEHFIKCVLQDPIWLLMADADSSVMMTYQLPSRNLEAVLKEDREKLKLLQKLQPRFTESQKQELREVHQWMQTGGLPAAINVAECVYCENKEKGNICIPYEEDIPSLGLSEVSDTKEDENGSPLNHRIEEQT; from the exons TAGCGACCAGTCTTCGAAAGTGGACACACACAAAGAACTGATAAAAACACTAAAGGAGCTGAAGGTTCACCTCCCTGCAGACAAGAAGGCCAAGGGCAAGGCTAGTACGCTGGCCACCCTGAAGTACGCCCTCAGGAGTGTGAAGCAGGTGAAAG CCAACGAAGAGTATTACCAGCTGCTGATGTCCAGCGAGGGTCACCCCTGTGGATCAGACGTGCCCTCCTACACTGTGGAGGAGATGGAGAGCATTACCTCTGAGCACATTGTGAAGAATGCC GATATGTTTGCTGTGGCCGTGTCCCTGGTGTCTGGGAAGATCCTGTACATCTCTGACCAGGTTGCATCTATATTTAACTATAAAAGAGATGTCTTCAGCGACGCCAAGTTTGTGGAGTTCCTGGCGCCTCACGATGTGGGAGTGTTCCACAGCTTCACCTCCCCATACAAGCTTCCCTTGTGGAGCGTGTGCAGCGGAGCAG ATTCTTTCACTCAAGAACACATGGAGGAGAAATCTTTCTTTTGCCGTGTCAG TGTCGGGAAAAGCCACGAGAACGAAATCCGCTACCACCCCTTCCGCATGACGCCCTACCTGGTCAAGGTGCGGGAGCAACAAGGTGCTGAGAGTCAGCTTTGCTGCCTTCTGCTGGCAGAGAGAGTGCACTCTGGTTATGAAG CCCCTAGAATACCTCCTGAAAAGAGAATTTTTACAACCACCCATACACCAAATTGTTTGTTCCAGGATGTGGATGAAAG GGCAGTCCCTCTCCTGGGCTACCTACCTCAGGACCTGATTGAGACCCCAGTGCTCGTGCAGCTCCACCCTAGTGACAGGCCCTTGATGCTGGCCATCCACAAAAAGA TCCTGCAGTCAGGCGGGCAGCCTTTCGACTACTCTCCCATTCGGTTTCGCACCCGGAACGGCGAGTACATCACGCTGGATACCAGCTGGTCCAGCTTCATCAACCCATGGAGCAGGAAAATCTCCTTCATCATTGGGAGGCACAAAGTCAGGGT GGGCCCTTTGAATGAGGACGTGTTTGCAGCCCACCCTTGCACAGAGGAGAAGGCCCTGCACCCCAGCATTCAGGAGCTCACGGAGCAGATCCACCGGCTCCTGCTGCAG CCCGTCCCCCACAGCGGCTCCAGCGGCTACGGGAGTCTGGGCAGCAACGGGTCCCACGAGCACCTCATGAGCCAGACCTCCTCCAGCGACAGCAACGGCCATGAGGACTCACGCCGGAGGAGAGCC gaaatttataaaaatggtaACAAGACGAAAAATAGAAGTCTTTATTCTCTTGAAtctggagaacaaaagaaaaaatccgttacag aaatgcaaactaatcccCCAGCTGAGATGAAAGCTGTCCCTGCCGTGGAAAAGGACAGCCTGGGGGCCAGCTTCCCCGAGGAGTTGGCCTGCAAGGACCAGCCCACCTGCTCCTACCAGCAGATCAGCTGCTTGGACAGCGTCATCAG GTACTTGGAGAGCTGCAGTGAGGCTGCCACCCTGAAGAGGAAATGCGAGTTCCCAGCAAACGTCCCAACGCTAAGGTCCAGTGATAAGCGGAAGGCCACAGTCAGCCCAGGACCACATGCTGGAG AGGCAGAGCCGCCCTCCAGGGTGAACGGCCACACGGGAGTCAGCACGCACCTGACCTCGCTGGCACTGCCGGGCAAGGCAGAGAGTGTGGCATCGCTCACCAGCCAGTGCAGCTACAGCAGCACCATCGTCCATGTGGGAGACAAGAAGCCGCAGCCGGAATTAG AGATGGTGGAAGATGCTGTGAGTGGGCCAGAATCCCTGGACTGCCTGGTGGGCCCTGCCCTGGCCTGTGGTCTCAGCCAAGAGAAGGAGCCCTTCAAGAAGCTGGGCCTCACCAAGGAGGTGCTCgctgcacacacacagaaggaggAGCAGAGCTTCCTGCAGAagttcaaagaaataagaaaactcaGTATTTTCCAGTCCCACTGCCATTACTACTTACAAGAAAGATCCAAGGGGCAGCCAAGTGAACGAA cTGCCCCTGGACTAAGAAATACTTCCGGAATAGATTCACCTTGGagaaaaccaggaaagaacagaaaactgaagtCCAAGCGGGTCAAACCTCGAGACTCATCTGAGAGCACCGGATCTGGGGGGCCCTTGCCCGCCCGGCCCCCACTCGTGGGCTTGAACGCCACAGCCTGGTCACCCTCGGACACGTCCCAGTCCAGCTGCCCGGCCATGCCCTTTCCTGCCCCAGTGCCAGCTTATTCCCTGCCGGTGTTTCCAGCGCCAGGGACTGTGGCGGCAACCCCCGCACCTCCCCATGCCAGTTTCGCAGTGCCTGCTGTGCCCGTGGACCTCCAGCACCAGTTTGCAGTCCAGCCCCCACCTTTCCCTGCCCCTTTGGCCCCTGTCATGGCATTCATGCTACCTGGTTATTCCTTCCCCTCGGGGACCCCAAACCTGCCCCAGGCCTTCTTCCCCAGTCAGCCTCAATTTCCAAGCCACCCCACGATCACATCCGAGATGGCCTCTGCCTCACAGCCCGAGTTCCCCAGCCGGACCTTGATGCCTAGACAGCCATGCGCTTGTCCAGGTACCCAGGCCACCCCACCATCGGCCATGGGTAGAGCCTCCCCGCCACTATTCCAGTCGCGCAGCAGCTCGCCCCTGCAGCTCAACCTGCTGCAGCTGGAGGAAGCCCCTGAGGGTGGCACTGGGGCCATGGGGACCACAGGGGCCACAGAAACAGCAGCTGTGGGGGCGGACTGCAAACCTGGCACTTCTCGGGACCAGCAACCGAAGGCATCTCTGACC CGTGACGAACCCTCAGACATGCAGAATAGTGACGCCCTTTCCACGTCAAGTGGCCTCCTAAACCTCCTGCTGAATGAGGACCTCTGCTCAGCCTCGGGCTCTGCTGCTTCAGAGTCACTGGGCTCTGGCTCCCTTGGCTGCGACACCTCCCCGAGTCGGGCAG gcagTAGTGACACAAGTCATACCAGCAAATATTTTGGAAGCATTGACTCCTCAGAGAATAAtcacaaagcaaaaatgaacactGGTATGGAAGAAAGTGAGCATTTCATTAAGTGCGTCCTGCAGGATCCCATCTGGCTGCTGATGGCAGATGCGGACAGCAGCGTCATGATGACGTACCAGCTGCCTTCCCG AAATTTAGAAGCAGTTTTGAAGGAGGACAGAGAGAAGCTGAAGCTCCTGCAGAAACTCCAGCCCAGGTTCACGGAGAGTCAGAAGCAGGAGCTGCGCGAGGTCCACCAGTGGATGCAGACGGGTGGCCTGCCCGCAGCCATCAACGTGGCA gaaTGTGTTTACTGTGAAAACaaggaaaaaggtaatatttgcATACCATATGAAGAAGATATTCCTTCTCTGGGACTCAGCGAAGTGTCGGACACCAAAGAAGACGAAAATGGATCCCCCTTGAATCACAGGATCGAAGAGCAGACGTAA